ATTTCACCGGCCTGTGGACCTTTACGACCACATCGCCATCGTTGCTCGTGTTGCCGGATTCCTCGACGCGTCTCACCACGGTCAGCACCGGTCGGCCGAACGGCGCGTCGCCGCTGCAGAGCATTCTTTCGGAGATGGCCAGCAGCTTGACGCTGAGCGCAAAGCCGCGCGCCACGCTGTTTGTCACGGAGCAACCAACGTGGGCGCTGGTCTACAACGGTCCACAGCCATTGGTGGTGAACCGCCTGGCTGGCGCGACTGTCGCGGTGCAACTGATGCATCGTGGTGTGGATGAGGGCATCACCGGTTGCGGGACGAGCTGGGCGTGGTCGACAACGAGCAGCAACATCGTGGTCGCGCAGTCGGTGCTTGCGCCCAACTCGGCGTCGATCCTGCCGACGGCGGCTGGCCCCTTCTCGGTCACGGCGACGTGCACGGCCGGGGTGGAGGCCATGCCGTTGTCGATCACGATTCCGGGCACGGCACAGTAACGCACTCCTGCGAGGTGCGTACCCGTTTCTGCGTACGCTTGCCTCCTTGGTTTGCCCCCCTTTCCCGCTTGCGGGAGAGGGGCCGGGTGAGAGGGAATAGCGCCTCAAATTGCGACAAGGCGGCAGGCAGAGCCTGCACGCCCACTCCCCCAACCCCTCGCCTGCGTCGTGGGAGAGGGGTGCGCACGGACCAAAGCGTACCCATTTCTGCGAGCGTGACTCGCGTCCCCGCAAATGAAAACGGCGACCCTTTCAGGTCGCCGTCGTCAGGCATCATCCGTCGATCCCGTCGTCAGGATTTGCGTACGAAGCGGACGATATGCTCGTTGCTGGCGCCGCCTGACTCCGTCGACTTGGTCGAGGTATTGGATCCGCAGGTGCTGCATCCACTGTTCGTATCGCACCCCGTGGCGCAACCGGCGGCCTCGCGCGGCGCGAGTCGTCGCGCGACCCAGCCACGCCAGCCGCTGGCCGATGCTCCGCCCAGCCCCGCGGCCAGGCTCGCTTTCACGCGCTCGCGCGTGCGCGGCATGTAGCGGCCCACCACGTGCACGGCGCAGGCCAGCACGATCAGCGGAACCACCAGCGTTTCAAAGGCTTGATAGAACGTCATGGTCTTTGTGCCCGTTCAACTGAACATCAACGCCACGCGGTACGTGATGAACGACGCGAGGTAGGCCAGCCCGCCCAGGTAGGCGACGGAGGCGGCCATCACCTTCCAGGAGTTGGTTTCGCGACGGATCACGGCGAGCGTGGAGATGCACTGCGGCGCGAAGACGTACCACGCCAGCAGCGACAGCGCGGTGGCCAGC
This genomic interval from Cupriavidus metallidurans CH34 contains the following:
- a CDS encoding DUF6587 family protein; translation: MTFYQAFETLVVPLIVLACAVHVVGRYMPRTRERVKASLAAGLGGASASGWRGWVARRLAPREAAGCATGCDTNSGCSTCGSNTSTKSTESGGASNEHIVRFVRKS